The following are encoded together in the Candidatus Methylomirabilis oxygeniifera genome:
- a CDS encoding putative Cytochrome c oxidase subunit I precursor; nitric oxide-like (norZ) (Evidence 3 : Function proposed based on presence of conserved amino acid motif, structural feature or limited homology; Product type pe : putative enzyme), giving the protein MRSSSSSGMGKTNRTFGQALLIKKYWWLHALIVTVISVIGLVALGVWTYTSAPPLTNYVLSSTGETVIPEWQIQRGKQVFHLKGLMTYGSFWGDGGERGPDFTAEALHHTYVSMSKFYENEIAKERPVTQADRDMISVRVKREIHENGYDAAANIIRINPAQVFAYQELITHYTRMFTDATYEEAFMKGRIENHISSPEDLKALAGYFFWGGWVSGANRPGFDYTYTHNWPPDPLVGNTPTFETYLWSFISIFVLFCGTMLVLYVYGEMKVLPGEPFNGRDWSLTTVDLENKGDAYVRPTQRATYKFFAFAVILFLVQVLAGILSAEDFVGGGPGSAIATTVLGFTIPFTVTRGWHTIVQIYWFFMAWVGYTLFFLPRISKVPNGQRFLINLLFTLCLIVGAGALFGIYLGHTGYMTDDMAYWFGSQGWEFLELGRFWHILMLASFCLWVYIIFRAVKPWITSQNLWSVPAWLFYGSGIMVLFLFFGMFMTPSQNFAIADYWRWMNIHMWVEVTFEVFTTCIVGYMLVQMGLVNRAMAERVIFLAVMMFLVTALIGISHNFYWIAKPTGIIALGSVFSTMQVLPLLLITLDAWKMRTERTKAHENIAEGKQRFVMDGVWTFILAVNFWNIFGAGVFGSLINLPIVNYYEHGTYLTGNHAHAAMFGVKGNIAIAGMLFACQHLFQRSAWNEKLIKGIFWSLQVGLVLMMMLDLFPVGLYQVATVFKEGLWAARAQAHVTDSVWITLTWMRTIGGAVFLFGGVLPLVYFILSRAGRMVREASVVEEGEWTIYDREKAKEREAWAAGDEAF; this is encoded by the coding sequence ATGAGATCTAGTTCAAGTAGTGGAATGGGGAAAACTAATAGGACCTTCGGCCAAGCCTTGCTGATTAAGAAGTACTGGTGGCTTCACGCCTTGATCGTGACCGTTATCAGTGTCATTGGGTTGGTTGCCCTCGGTGTATGGACTTATACCTCAGCTCCGCCATTGACCAATTATGTCTTGTCATCTACCGGAGAAACCGTCATCCCCGAGTGGCAGATCCAGCGCGGGAAACAGGTCTTTCATCTGAAAGGTCTGATGACCTATGGCTCTTTTTGGGGAGACGGCGGTGAACGCGGTCCGGATTTCACCGCTGAAGCACTACACCATACCTATGTATCAATGAGCAAGTTCTACGAAAATGAGATCGCGAAGGAGCGTCCCGTCACCCAGGCGGATCGCGATATGATCTCGGTCAGGGTCAAGCGCGAAATCCATGAGAACGGGTATGATGCGGCTGCTAACATCATCCGTATCAATCCGGCTCAGGTCTTTGCGTATCAGGAGTTGATCACGCACTATACGCGCATGTTTACGGATGCCACCTACGAAGAAGCGTTCATGAAGGGCAGGATCGAGAATCATATCAGTAGCCCTGAAGACCTCAAAGCACTAGCGGGATATTTCTTCTGGGGAGGTTGGGTCTCCGGGGCGAATCGGCCGGGTTTTGACTATACCTACACTCACAACTGGCCACCCGATCCGCTAGTCGGTAATACTCCGACGTTCGAGACCTATCTCTGGAGTTTCATCTCGATCTTCGTGCTGTTCTGTGGCACCATGCTGGTCCTGTACGTCTACGGGGAGATGAAGGTCCTGCCCGGCGAGCCGTTCAACGGGCGCGATTGGTCGCTCACCACGGTCGACCTTGAAAACAAGGGCGATGCCTATGTGCGGCCGACTCAGCGCGCCACCTATAAGTTCTTTGCGTTCGCTGTCATCCTGTTCCTGGTGCAGGTGCTGGCCGGTATCCTGAGCGCCGAAGATTTCGTCGGCGGTGGACCGGGTAGTGCCATCGCCACAACGGTATTGGGGTTCACCATCCCCTTCACCGTTACTCGCGGGTGGCATACCATTGTGCAGATCTACTGGTTCTTCATGGCCTGGGTCGGCTACACTCTCTTCTTCCTGCCCCGCATTTCGAAGGTGCCGAACGGCCAGCGGTTCCTGATCAACCTGCTCTTTACACTATGTCTGATCGTCGGCGCAGGCGCGCTGTTCGGCATCTACCTTGGCCACACGGGGTACATGACCGACGACATGGCCTACTGGTTCGGCAGCCAGGGCTGGGAGTTCCTGGAGCTGGGCCGCTTCTGGCATATCCTGATGCTGGCCTCGTTCTGTCTGTGGGTCTACATCATCTTCCGCGCTGTGAAGCCCTGGATCACCAGCCAGAACCTCTGGTCAGTGCCGGCTTGGCTGTTCTACGGCAGCGGTATCATGGTGCTGTTCCTGTTCTTCGGGATGTTCATGACCCCATCGCAGAACTTCGCCATCGCCGACTACTGGCGGTGGATGAACATTCACATGTGGGTTGAGGTCACCTTCGAGGTCTTCACCACCTGTATCGTTGGGTACATGCTGGTGCAGATGGGTCTGGTCAACCGGGCGATGGCCGAGCGGGTTATCTTCCTGGCCGTCATGATGTTCCTGGTAACCGCCCTGATCGGGATCTCCCACAACTTCTACTGGATCGCCAAGCCGACAGGGATCATCGCACTGGGCAGCGTCTTCTCCACCATGCAGGTGCTGCCGCTGCTGTTGATCACCCTGGACGCCTGGAAGATGCGGACGGAGCGGACCAAGGCCCATGAAAACATTGCCGAGGGTAAGCAGCGCTTCGTGATGGACGGCGTCTGGACGTTCATTCTTGCCGTCAACTTCTGGAACATCTTCGGCGCGGGTGTCTTCGGCTCGTTGATCAACCTGCCCATCGTCAACTACTATGAGCACGGCACCTACCTCACCGGCAACCATGCCCATGCCGCCATGTTCGGTGTCAAGGGTAACATCGCCATTGCCGGTATGCTGTTTGCCTGCCAGCACCTGTTCCAGCGCTCTGCCTGGAATGAGAAGCTGATCAAGGGCATTTTCTGGTCGTTGCAGGTCGGCTTGGTGCTGATGATGATGTTGGACTTGTTCCCTGTCGGTCTGTACCAGGTTGCAACCGTCTTCAAGGAAGGCCTTTGGGCTGCCCGAGCACAGGCGCACGTCACGGATAGTGTGTGGATTACCTTGACGTGGATGCGCACGATCGGCGGCGCGGTCTTCCTGTTTGGCGGCGTGTTGCCTCTCGTCTATTTCATTCTGTCAAGAGCAGGGCGGATGGTCCGCGAAGCCTCTGTCGTCGAGGAAGGTGAATGGACCATCTACGACAGGGAGAAGGCGAAGGAGCGGGAGGCTTGGGCGGCCGGCGACGAGGCATTCTAA
- a CDS encoding protein of unknown function (Evidence 5 : No homology to any previously reported sequences), whose protein sequence is MHLHRKLSRSSNLQALPESLHFDCKLMALESRRSALMRPMTWIERLSKGLPDGRSGFGRLTRGLRFADQVRAPPTR, encoded by the coding sequence ATGCATTTGCATCGAAAATTAAGCCGATCATCCAATTTACAAGCCCTGCCGGAGAGTCTACATTTTGACTGTAAGCTGATGGCGCTGGAGTCAAGGAGGAGTGCGCTCATGAGGCCTATGACGTGGATCGAGAGGTTGAGCAAAGGGTTACCGGATGGTCGATCAGGCTTTGGGCGGCTAACCCGCGGTCTCCGGTTTGCCGACCAAGTACGTGCGCCCCCGACGCGATAG
- a CDS encoding protein of unknown function (Evidence 5 : No homology to any previously reported sequences) encodes MEGVEIVGRAHFERAKACIGLRKRSEVRRVSGGLCGWPASEEGMGEHKKQYPPAQHLCCAGGY; translated from the coding sequence TTGGAGGGTGTGGAGATTGTCGGGAGAGCGCACTTCGAGCGAGCAAAGGCGTGCATAGGACTACGAAAGCGGTCAGAGGTCAGGCGGGTATCCGGCGGCTTGTGCGGCTGGCCAGCCTCAGAAGAAGGGATGGGGGAGCATAAAAAACAATACCCCCCGGCACAACATCTCTGTTGTGCCGGGGGGTATTGA
- a CDS encoding putative Cytochrome c oxidase subunit I precursor; nitric oxide reductase-like (norZ) (Evidence 3 : Function proposed based on presence of conserved amino acid motif, structural feature or limited homology; Product type pe : putative enzyme) has product MSPNPSGTAAKGKNERTFAQVLLIKKYWWLHALIVTAISTIGLIALGVWTYAGAPPLVNFVSKSGDVVIAEHSMNRGKQVFHLKGLMLYGSFWGDGAERGPDFTAEALHRTFVSMGKYYEMQIEKEQGRPATQDEKDGIAGKVKREIHQNGYDAAAGVIRLNDAQIFAYNELVDHYTKMFTDPTYEEAFQKGRIQSYVSNPEDIKGLAGYFFWGGWVAGANRPGEIYSYTHNWPYDPDAGNLPTYATYIWSFLSILVLFAGTMLVLYVYGEMKSLPGEPFNGRDWSLTTVDLENKGDAYVRPTQRATYKFFAFAVILFLVQVLAGILGAEDFVGGGPGEAILGAFGLVIPFSVVRSYHAIVQIYWFFMAWVGYTLFFLPRISKVPNGQRFLINLLFALCVLVGAGALFGIYAGHTGMLTDDMAYWFGSQGWEFLELGRFWHILMLASFCLWVYIIFRAVKPWITSQNLWSVPAWLFYGSGIMVLFLFFGMFMTPSQNFAISDYWRWMNIHMWVEVTFEVFTTCIVGYMLVQMGLVNRAMAERVIFLAVMMFLVTALIGISHNFYWIAKPTGIIALGSVFSTMQVLPLLLITLDAWKMRTERTKAHEHLSEGKQRFVMDGVWTFILAVNFWNIFGAGVMGSLINLPIVNYYEHGTYLTNNHAHGAMFGVKGNIAIAGMLFACQHLFQRSAWNEKLIKTVFWSLQVGIVMMMLMDMFPVGLYQLAHIFQYGFWYGRQQSFVTNEVWHTLTWLRSIGGVVFLFGGVLPLCWFILSRAGRMVREAAVVEEGEWTIYDREKAKEREAWAASDEAF; this is encoded by the coding sequence ATGAGTCCGAATCCCAGCGGAACTGCAGCAAAGGGCAAGAACGAGAGGACATTTGCACAAGTACTACTTATCAAGAAGTATTGGTGGCTTCATGCTTTGATCGTTACCGCGATTAGCACCATCGGTTTGATTGCTCTCGGCGTCTGGACCTACGCGGGCGCTCCCCCTCTGGTTAACTTCGTAAGCAAATCAGGGGACGTGGTCATTGCTGAGCATTCCATGAATCGTGGAAAGCAGGTGTTTCACCTGAAGGGTCTGATGCTCTACGGATCCTTCTGGGGTGACGGCGCAGAGCGCGGACCGGATTTCACCGCAGAAGCTCTGCATCGAACCTTCGTCTCCATGGGCAAGTACTATGAGATGCAGATTGAGAAAGAGCAGGGCCGCCCCGCAACCCAGGACGAGAAGGACGGGATCGCGGGAAAGGTCAAGCGAGAGATTCATCAGAACGGTTATGACGCAGCAGCAGGCGTCATCCGCCTGAACGATGCCCAGATCTTTGCGTATAATGAATTGGTCGACCATTACACCAAGATGTTCACCGATCCCACCTATGAAGAGGCATTCCAGAAGGGTCGGATTCAGAGCTATGTCAGCAACCCGGAGGACATCAAGGGATTGGCGGGTTACTTCTTCTGGGGCGGCTGGGTAGCCGGCGCAAATCGACCGGGCGAGATCTACAGCTATACCCACAACTGGCCGTATGATCCTGATGCCGGCAACCTCCCGACGTACGCGACGTACATCTGGAGCTTCCTCTCGATCCTCGTGCTGTTCGCTGGCACCATGCTGGTCCTGTACGTCTATGGCGAAATGAAGTCCCTGCCCGGCGAGCCGTTCAACGGGCGCGATTGGTCGCTCACCACGGTCGACCTTGAAAACAAGGGCGATGCCTATGTGCGGCCGACTCAGCGCGCCACCTATAAGTTCTTTGCGTTCGCTGTCATCCTGTTCCTGGTGCAGGTGCTGGCCGGTATCCTGGGCGCCGAGGATTTCGTCGGCGGTGGACCGGGTGAAGCGATCTTGGGCGCGTTCGGACTCGTCATCCCCTTCAGCGTCGTCCGAAGCTATCATGCCATCGTCCAGATCTACTGGTTCTTCATGGCCTGGGTTGGCTACACCCTTTTCTTCCTGCCCCGCATTTCGAAGGTACCCAACGGGCAGCGGTTCCTGATCAACCTACTCTTTGCGCTGTGCGTGCTCGTTGGCGCCGGTGCGCTGTTCGGGATTTATGCCGGCCACACTGGTATGCTGACCGACGACATGGCCTACTGGTTCGGCAGCCAGGGCTGGGAGTTCCTGGAGCTGGGCCGCTTCTGGCATATCCTGATGCTGGCCTCGTTCTGTCTGTGGGTCTACATCATCTTCCGCGCTGTGAAGCCCTGGATCACCAGCCAGAACCTCTGGTCAGTGCCGGCTTGGCTGTTCTACGGCAGCGGTATCATGGTGCTGTTCCTGTTCTTCGGGATGTTCATGACCCCATCGCAGAACTTCGCCATCTCCGACTACTGGCGGTGGATGAACATTCACATGTGGGTTGAGGTCACCTTCGAGGTCTTCACCACCTGTATCGTTGGGTACATGCTGGTGCAGATGGGTCTGGTCAACCGGGCGATGGCCGAGCGGGTTATCTTCCTGGCCGTCATGATGTTCCTGGTAACCGCCCTGATCGGGATCTCCCACAACTTCTACTGGATCGCCAAGCCGACAGGGATCATCGCACTGGGCAGCGTCTTCTCCACCATGCAGGTGCTGCCGCTGCTGTTGATCACCCTGGACGCCTGGAAGATGCGGACGGAGCGGACCAAGGCCCATGAGCACCTTTCTGAGGGCAAGCAGCGCTTCGTGATGGACGGTGTCTGGACGTTCATCCTCGCCGTCAACTTCTGGAACATCTTCGGTGCCGGTGTCATGGGCTCGTTGATCAACCTGCCCATCGTCAACTACTATGAGCACGGCACCTACCTCACCAACAACCATGCCCATGGCGCCATGTTCGGTGTCAAGGGTAACATCGCCATTGCCGGTATGCTGTTTGCCTGCCAGCACCTGTTCCAGCGCTCTGCCTGGAATGAGAAGCTGATCAAGACTGTCTTTTGGTCCCTGCAGGTCGGCATCGTGATGATGATGCTCATGGATATGTTCCCGGTCGGTCTGTATCAGCTCGCCCACATCTTCCAGTATGGGTTCTGGTATGGCCGCCAGCAGTCGTTCGTCACCAACGAGGTATGGCACACGCTGACTTGGCTTCGGTCAATCGGCGGCGTGGTCTTCCTGTTCGGTGGTGTTCTGCCTCTGTGCTGGTTCATTCTGTCGAGGGCTGGACGGATGGTCCGCGAAGCTGCCGTCGTTGAAGAGGGCGAGTGGACGATCTACGACAGAGAGAAGGCGAAAGAGCGAGAGGCTTGGGCCGCTTCTGACGAGGCGTTCTAG
- a CDS encoding protein of unknown function (Evidence 5 : No homology to any previously reported sequences): protein MRIGSSIVYQNTVLMDAVLISTAPWTDRQIVGLLRDRVNPVLYVLPSRVPGISLKPQ, encoded by the coding sequence GTGAGGATCGGTTCTTCTATTGTGTATCAGAATACTGTTCTGATGGACGCAGTCTTGATAAGCACCGCGCCATGGACCGACCGACAGATCGTCGGGTTACTGCGTGATCGGGTAAACCCTGTTTTATATGTTTTACCCTCTCGCGTCCCTGGGATCTCTCTAAAACCTCAGTGA
- a CDS encoding conserved protein of unknown function; putative transcriptional regulator (Evidence 4 : Homologs of previously reported genes of unknown function): MAHSGNGPKRSVRISRAGLRRDGGVRTGEAVDYRIDGEDEHRLTPAVDEVDEKDSRNEPGSGQPTEPREAAFKLFAETADGVFVSAPTGEILFCNQAAETILEASAQQVVGQQCREFFNGRDSNGNQLCQWPCPLKMTLSRGDLIQHFEMATRTRTGKPLWIDVSCVALPCEDNQPPTVVHLFRDVTAAHQLEVLVRQQLAQTQLTASEKTVSPVGDLTRRELQVVTLMRTGATTAAIAEQLFISKTTVRNHIQNIFSKLKVHSRLEAVAYVNEIARREPAARAEAGQAPGAPKEPNKAA; this comes from the coding sequence ATGGCGCATTCAGGCAACGGACCGAAACGTTCGGTGCGAATTTCCAGGGCAGGCCTGCGGCGTGATGGCGGTGTCCGTACAGGCGAGGCAGTCGACTACCGCATAGACGGCGAAGACGAGCATCGGCTTACACCTGCAGTTGATGAAGTCGATGAAAAGGATTCGCGAAACGAGCCGGGAAGCGGACAGCCTACGGAACCACGCGAAGCCGCCTTCAAGCTTTTCGCTGAGACGGCCGATGGCGTGTTTGTCAGTGCGCCGACCGGAGAGATTCTGTTCTGCAACCAAGCCGCTGAAACTATCCTGGAAGCTTCCGCGCAACAAGTTGTCGGACAGCAATGCCGTGAGTTCTTCAACGGCCGTGATAGTAACGGCAATCAGCTTTGTCAGTGGCCTTGCCCGCTGAAGATGACGTTGAGCCGTGGAGATCTGATCCAGCATTTCGAGATGGCTACTCGGACGAGGACGGGTAAACCGCTATGGATCGATGTGAGCTGTGTTGCTCTTCCCTGTGAGGACAACCAACCCCCGACAGTTGTTCATCTCTTCCGTGATGTCACTGCGGCGCACCAGCTTGAGGTGCTTGTTCGGCAACAACTGGCTCAGACTCAACTTACGGCGAGCGAAAAGACCGTATCTCCTGTCGGTGACTTAACTCGGCGAGAGCTGCAGGTTGTTACCCTGATGCGGACGGGCGCAACGACGGCGGCTATCGCGGAGCAGCTTTTCATCAGTAAAACTACAGTGAGAAACCACATCCAGAACATCTTCAGTAAGCTCAAGGTTCACTCACGACTGGAGGCTGTCGCCTACGTGAACGAGATTGCACGGCGGGAGCCTGCGGCTCGCGCGGAGGCAGGACAGGCGCCAGGGGCTCCAAAGGAGCCCAATAAGGCAGCGTGA
- a CDS encoding protein of unknown function (Evidence 5 : No homology to any previously reported sequences) — MRTRHRVSLANTCGSVSPFFGLTGRNEDFILKLWRIQATDRNVRCEFPGQACGVMAVSVQARQSTTA; from the coding sequence GTGCGTACCAGGCATCGGGTCAGCCTTGCAAATACGTGCGGATCTGTATCCCCTTTTTTCGGCTTGACAGGTCGTAATGAGGACTTTATATTAAAACTATGGCGCATTCAGGCAACGGACCGAAACGTTCGGTGCGAATTTCCAGGGCAGGCCTGCGGCGTGATGGCGGTGTCCGTACAGGCGAGGCAGTCGACTACCGCATAG
- a CDS encoding protein of unknown function (Evidence 5 : No homology to any previously reported sequences): MPGTHDRISTGNGVGLVTDTVSPLRATVTSAKAYFIVMLPEVRLRALGDRRKRLTGDAGCAIVTPILRSKAPLQVRTEVRKPAYAKLEMVSSGRGCFRAPHQQSALNSGAPWLT, translated from the coding sequence ATGCCTGGTACGCACGACCGGATCAGCACGGGTAATGGGGTCGGGCTTGTGACAGATACAGTGTCGCCGCTCCGCGCGACCGTCACTTCTGCCAAGGCGTATTTCATCGTTATGTTGCCGGAGGTGCGGCTGCGAGCCCTGGGAGACCGAAGAAAACGCTTGACAGGGGATGCGGGCTGTGCGATAGTGACGCCCATCCTAAGGTCTAAGGCCCCACTGCAAGTCCGCACGGAGGTTAGGAAGCCCGCGTACGCCAAGCTAGAGATGGTCTCATCGGGGCGGGGTTGCTTCAGAGCCCCGCATCAGCAAAGCGCTCTGAATTCAGGAGCGCCGTGGTTAACCTAA
- a CDS encoding exported protein of unknown function (Evidence 5 : No homology to any previously reported sequences) gives MAQRGWWIRGAVVGSALLLAPVGAWADKLTDLEQAFDAQQKSLQQLQQEMQRLRQERSAQQEDVTRRVMEVEKKAAEAAASAWQVGFDPWPGKGFYVKSTDGQHRLSIGGYVQTLAQVEASRNEEDVDSADKSAAINRHRASTLKLHRVRLHFDVQLFKDFGLHINPEFVGPTDTKGSGPSSTTRIEAAFGHYTYAPWLRVKVGQFRDQYALENGSVPQDLYFAAQRSFITRALSPDLQMGLMLFGGTKLADMLPISYSVGVYNGCGRVDQCTTDNDGDKEYTGRITIAPPMPIGNLTVGANADFRTFNNKKGGARDLATNPVAGTNYHRFNPTSVLGDLFGGDGNGTSMNGFRINGDRTTTGADFVYDLYPIILTGEFHYASQERDGLGTGSNVNLDDLRMMGGYGTVGYWVFGNKLKGLLVNGRYEHLRVDDTKGNFTAAAGTNEQTLRVRVGTMGATWYVNPNIFVRANYVLTDVNPGKNFFGVSNNTQGELTHQGIAEAVFKF, from the coding sequence ATGGCTCAAAGAGGGTGGTGGATTCGTGGTGCCGTTGTGGGCAGTGCTTTACTGCTCGCTCCGGTTGGGGCGTGGGCCGACAAGCTCACGGATCTCGAGCAGGCCTTTGATGCGCAGCAGAAGTCGTTGCAGCAGTTGCAACAGGAGATGCAGCGGCTGCGGCAGGAGCGATCCGCGCAACAGGAAGATGTCACCAGGCGCGTGATGGAGGTAGAAAAGAAGGCTGCAGAGGCCGCGGCATCGGCATGGCAAGTCGGATTTGATCCTTGGCCAGGGAAAGGCTTCTACGTGAAGTCGACCGACGGCCAGCACCGACTGAGTATCGGCGGGTACGTGCAAACCTTGGCGCAAGTCGAGGCATCGCGAAATGAAGAGGATGTCGACTCAGCAGACAAGTCGGCAGCGATCAATCGACATAGGGCCAGCACCTTGAAGCTGCACCGCGTCAGGCTCCACTTTGATGTTCAACTCTTCAAGGACTTTGGTCTCCACATCAACCCGGAGTTCGTCGGCCCCACCGATACCAAGGGCAGCGGACCCTCCAGCACCACACGGATCGAAGCGGCGTTTGGTCACTACACGTATGCCCCCTGGTTGAGGGTAAAGGTGGGGCAGTTCAGGGACCAGTACGCGCTCGAGAACGGCTCGGTCCCTCAGGACCTGTACTTCGCCGCTCAGCGGTCGTTTATCACCAGAGCGCTGTCTCCAGACCTGCAGATGGGTCTCATGCTCTTCGGTGGGACGAAGCTCGCCGACATGCTGCCCATCTCCTACAGCGTGGGCGTCTATAACGGTTGCGGCCGGGTCGATCAGTGCACCACCGATAACGACGGCGATAAGGAGTATACCGGTCGAATCACCATTGCGCCCCCGATGCCGATCGGGAATCTCACCGTCGGCGCCAACGCCGATTTCCGCACCTTCAACAATAAGAAGGGTGGCGCTCGCGACCTTGCGACGAATCCCGTCGCCGGCACCAACTACCACCGCTTCAACCCGACCAGCGTGTTGGGCGACCTCTTCGGGGGTGACGGTAACGGCACGAGCATGAACGGCTTCCGGATCAACGGCGACCGCACCACGACCGGTGCCGACTTTGTGTATGACCTCTACCCGATCATCCTGACGGGTGAGTTCCACTACGCCTCCCAGGAGCGCGACGGATTGGGCACGGGCAGCAACGTCAATCTCGATGATCTCCGCATGATGGGTGGCTATGGAACCGTCGGCTATTGGGTCTTCGGCAACAAACTGAAGGGCCTGCTGGTCAACGGCCGCTACGAGCACCTGCGGGTCGACGATACGAAGGGCAATTTCACAGCGGCTGCCGGTACTAATGAGCAGACGTTGAGGGTGCGCGTCGGCACCATGGGCGCAACCTGGTATGTCAACCCCAACATCTTCGTCCGGGCTAACTACGTGCTTACCGACGTCAACCCGGGGAAAAACTTCTTTGGGGTGAGCAACAATACGCAAGGCGAGTTGACCCACCAGGGAATCGCCGAGGCGGTATTCAAGTTCTAA
- a CDS encoding protein of unknown function (Evidence 5 : No homology to any previously reported sequences) codes for MKFITLAKVRPGAWSRLTSELPAACYEGMKWAYVTYGQYDVAFEWEAKDLETANKVMKHMAGSDLLASETLVVASTLKEFGQV; via the coding sequence ATGAAGTTCATCACGTTAGCCAAGGTGAGGCCTGGCGCATGGTCCAGGCTGACCAGCGAGCTTCCTGCTGCCTGCTATGAGGGGATGAAGTGGGCGTACGTCACCTACGGCCAATATGATGTGGCGTTCGAATGGGAAGCGAAGGATTTGGAAACAGCAAATAAGGTCATGAAGCATATGGCCGGATCCGACCTTCTGGCATCTGAGACTTTGGTCGTCGCTTCGACGCTGAAGGAATTCGGCCAAGTCTAG
- a CDS encoding protein of unknown function (Evidence 5 : No homology to any previously reported sequences) yields MGGQNLEASIAPIAWIAFIAGIRLKFWE; encoded by the coding sequence GTGGGTGGTCAAAATCTTGAGGCGTCGATTGCGCCTATCGCGTGGATTGCGTTTATTGCGGGGATCAGATTAAAGTTCTGGGAATAG